Proteins found in one Xenopus laevis strain J_2021 chromosome 1L, Xenopus_laevis_v10.1, whole genome shotgun sequence genomic segment:
- the smad4.L gene encoding SMAD family member 4, gene 1 L homeolog isoform X1 encodes MSITNTPTSNDACLSIVHSLMCHRQGGESETFAKRAIESLVKKLKEKKDELDSLITAITTNGAHPSKCVTIQRTLDGRLQVAGRKGFPHVIYARLWRWPDLHKNELKHVKYCQYAFDLKCDSVCVNPYHYERVVSPGIDLSGLTLQSSAPSGLLVKDEYGHDYAEGQQSISAGDGLSIQTIQHPPSSRSSTETYSNPALLVPSEPSTPNPTSFSSIPVPSTSQPASLLAATHNDGLLSIAPVPPQGTQNGFSAQPATYHHNSTTTWTGSRTAAYTPNMSHHPNGHLQHHPPMPHPGHYWPVHNELAFQPPISNHPAPDYWCSIAYFEMDVQVGETFKVPSSCPIVTVDGYVDPSGGDRFCLGQLSNVHRTEAIERARLHIGKGVQLECKGEGDVWVRCLSDHAVFVQSYYLDREAGRAPGDAVHKIYPSAYIKVFDLRQCHRQMQQQAATAQAAAAAQAAAVAGNIPGPGSVGGIAPAISLSAAAGIGVDDLRRLCILRMSFVKGWGPDYPRQSIKETPCWIEIHLHRALQLLDEVLHTMPIADPQPLD; translated from the exons ATGTCCATCACAAACACCCCCACAAGTAACGATGCTTGCTTGAGCATCGTGCACAGTCTCATGTGCCATCGGCAAGGAGGGGAGAGCGAGACTTTTGCTAAGCGGGCCATTGAGAGCCTGGTCAAAAAGCTGAAGGAGAAGAAGGATGAACTGGATTCACTGATAACGGCCATAACCACCAATGGTGCGCACCCCAGTAAATGTGTCACTATTCAGAGGACGTTAGATGGCCGGCTGCAG GTTGCCGGTAGAAAAGGCTTCCCCCATGTCATCTATGCTCGCCTTTGGAGGTGGCCAGACCTTCACAAGAATGAACTGAAGCATGTGAAGTACTGTCAGTATGCTTTTGATCTAAAATGTGACAGTGTTTGTGTCAATCCTTACCACTACGAACGAGTTGTATCCCCTGGAATAG ATCTTTCAGGACTGACGCTGCAGAGTTCTG CCCCATCCGGCTTGTTGGTGAAGGATGAATATGGCCACGACTATGCGGAAGGGCAGCAGTCAATTTCTGCAGGAGATGGACTTTCAATTCAGACCATCCAGCACCCACCAAGCAGCAGGTCCTCCACTGAAACTTATAGCAACCCAGCCCTGTTGGTACCGAGTGAACCCAGCACACCCAATCCCACCAGTTTCTCCAGCATTCCTGTCCCATCAACAA GTCAACCAGCAAGTTTACTGGCAGCAACTCACAACGATGGGCTGCTCTCCATCGCTCCTGTGCCTCCCCAAGGGACACAAAATGGCTTCAGTGCTCAGCCAGCAACATATCATCATA ACAGTACTACAACCTGGACTGGAAGTAGAACAGCAGCTTACACACCTAATATGTCTCACCATCCGAACGGACATCTTCAGCATCACCCACCCATGCCCCATCCTGGACATTACT GGCCTGTCCATAATGAGCTTGCATTTCAGCCACCAATCTCAAATCACCCGG CTCCTGATTATTGGTGCTCCATTGCCTACTTTGAAATGGATGTTCAAGTGGGAGAGACCTTTAAAGTTCCCTCAAGCTGTCCCATCGTCACTGTTGATGGATATGTGGACCCATCTGGGGGTGATCGGTTTTGCTTAGGCCAGCTTTCCAATGTTCACAGAACAGAAGCCATCGAGAGGGCAAG GTTACATATAGGAAAAGGTGTGCAGCTGGAATGTAAAGGAGAAGGGGATGTCTGGGTTCGCTGTCTCAGTGATCATGCAGTGTTTGTCCAGAGCTATTACTTGGACAGAGAAGCTGGAAGGGCACCAGGGGATGCCGTGCACAAAATTTATCCCAGCGCATATATTAAG GTGTTTGATTTACGCCAGTGTCACCGACAGATGCAGCAACAAGCCGCAACCGCACAAGCAGCAGCCGCAGCTCAAGCAGCCGCAGTGGCAGGCAACATCCCAGGACCAGGCTCCGTGGGGGGAATAGCCCCGGCTATCA GTCTATCAGCGGCAGCAGGAATCGGCGTGGATGATTTGCGTAGACTCTGTATCTTGAGGATGAGTTTCGTTAAAGGTTGGGGTCCCGATTACCCGCGGCAGAGCATTAAGGAGACCCCCTGCTGGATCGAAATCCACTTGCACCGCGCTCTGCAGCTGTTGGACGAAGTCCTCCACACTATGCCTATTGCTGATCCTCAGCCTCTGGACTGA
- the lipg.L gene encoding endothelial lipase: protein MSVSLGLLWICWASVLRLGQTSLLAEEGLLKDDTIANLLSDENDVVPETHPHVKFNAHFSKHDRGCFLFPGQDECLGNCNYNTSAKTFIVIHGWSMSGLFETWLHRLVGALQEREQYANVIVVDWMNLAHQLYPDAVNNTLVVGKDIAVLMDWLQDKANLSLENVHLIGYSLGAHVAGYAGNFVTGRIGRITGLDPAGPMFEGAEAHKRLSPDDADFVDVLHTYTREALGVSIGIQMPIGHIDVYPNGGDFQPGCGLSDVLGAIAYGSIGDAVKCEHERSVHLFVDSLIHKDKESFAFQCTDSDRFKKGICLSCRKNRCNAIGYNAKRMRSKRNSKMFLKTRAQMPYKVFHYQMKMHIFNYKSALESEPTFSVTLMGTLNDSVPLPLAVPGEIGYNFTNTFLVYTEDNIGDLLKIHLKWDGSKQMWYSFWNSFQNYWAKNDVTDKELHIRRIRVKSGETQQKFTFCLENPESTLLMPGSELVFVKCRDGWEVKPRKRVNL from the exons ATGAGCGTGTCGCTTGGATTGTTGTGGATTTGTTGGGCGTCTGTGCTGCGATTGGGGCAGACTTCGCTTCTTGCTGAAGAGGGGCTTCTGAAAG ATGACACCATTGCAAATTTGCTTTCGGACGAAAACGATGTTGTGCCAGAAACGCATCCCCATGTCAAGTTTAACGCCCACTTCTCCAAACACGACCGTGGGTGCTTTCTATTTCCTGGCCAGGACGAATGCTTGGGCAACTGCAACTATAACACCTCGGCAAAGACCTTTATTGTTATCCATGGATGGAGT ATGAGTGGCCTCTTTGAGACCTGGTTGCACCGGTTGGTAGGTGCCCTGCAGGAGAGAGAGCAGTATGCCAATGTCATTGTTGTGGACTGGATGAATCTGGCGCACCAGCTCTATCCTGATGCTGTGAATAATACCTTGGTGGTTGGAAAGGACATTGCCGTACTTATGGACTGGTTACAG GACAAGGCGAACCTCTCCCTTGAAAATGTTCATCTCATTGGCTACAGTCTTGGTGCTCATGTTGCTGGCTATGCAGGAAACTTTGTCACTGGAAGAATCGGCCGTATAACAG GTCTGGATCCAGCAGGACCCATGTTTGAAGGTGCAGAGGCCCACAAGCGTCTTTCTCCAGATGATGCCGATTTTGTAGATGTTCTCCATACTTACACACGGGAAGCTTTGGGGGTCAGCATTGGAATTCAGATGCCTATTGGGCACATTGATGTATATCCCAATGGTGGAGACTTTCAACCTGGCTGTGGGCTGAGTGACGTTCTCGGGGCAATTGCATATGGCA GCATCGGTGATGCAGTAAAGTGTGAGCACGAGAGATCTGTGCACTTGTTTGTGGATTCCCTCATTCATAAGGACAAAGAGAGCTTCGCTTTCCAGTGCACTGACTCGGATCGCTTCAAAAAGGGCATTTGCTTAAGCTGCCGCAAGAACCGATGCAATGCCATTGGCTACAATGCTAAAAGAATGAGGAGCAAGCGCAACAGCAAGATGTTCCTGAAAACCCGAGCACAAATGCCCTACAAAG TTTTCCATTATCAGATGAAAATGCACATTTTCAATTACAAAAGTGCCCTGGAATCTGAGCCCACCTTCTCTGTCACTCTTATGGGAACCTTGAATGATTCAGTCCCTCTTCCCCTTGCAGT TCCTGGGGAGATCGGATACAATTTTACGAACACATTCCTGGTTTATACAGAAGATAACATTGGGGACCTCTTAAAGATCCATCTGAAGTGGGATGGAAGCAAACAGATGTGGTATTCATTTTGGAACTCATTCCAAAACTATTGGGCCAAGAATGACGTCACTGACAAAGAACTCCATATCCGACGCATCCGAGTAAAATCCGGGGAGACCCAGCAAAA gTTTACGTTCTGTCTTGAAAATCCGGAATCAACCCTTCTAATGCCTGGTAGCGAACTTGTGTTCGTGAAGTGTAGAGACGGTTGGGAAGTCAAACCACGTAAGCG GGTGAATCTGTAA